In the genome of Arabidopsis thaliana chromosome 4, partial sequence, the window ATGAGACTTGGAGCTGATGTTATTGTTTTCTCGCGTTGCCCTGGGAAAGATGGAAAGAGGTTAGTTGTTTATTATCAATGTGTTACACCTTTCGGCTATCATgtcttttatcatttttgttggaTTGTATTTCATTCCCGAAGAATATGAACAATAGTTGAagttataatttttggttaataGATAATTTACTTGATGTTGGTTTTAGCTCTACGCAGAGCATCGGACTCCTATCATATACATTTCTAAGGAGCACAGGAAAGGAGGACATTGTTGTTCCCATGGTAAtcgttctttgtttcatttatgGCATTGTTAGAGAACAACTTCATGCTCTATTATGAGTTGTATTCTGATATGAAATTCCATTCAATTGCTTGGTTCAACAACATGATTCTTCTAATCTTTGGTTAACATGGGATTCAGTGGCACGTATCAGCTGGTTACGTGTACACTATTTATTGCAATCTTTGTTCAGTGTTAGAGGAAGTGTGAAGCACTAATATGTCTTATGTCCACAACGTATACTTtctaatttaaaagaattttgtaTTCATTATATCCTTATATTCTCTTGTTATGTGATTTAAAATGACAGCTTGACTATGAAAGAAGGGACCCTGAATGGAGTAAAATAATCCGGTCTTCCACGAGAGATTGGGATAAAAATGTGGAAACAATAATTCAATGGTCGCCATTCTCTAGTGAAgaagatcttcttcatcaggTATATTTTCCCTTTGTTCAAAGCAGTTGCTTAATCACTTATTCATACTAAGAAATTTTGCATGAGAGCGTCTAAGCTatttgatcttcttttattCTGTCACTCCTTTGATATGGGTTCCATCTATTACCACCCCTTTACTGTCTCTGTGAACAAACGTTATCACTAAATTTTTGCTTCATTTGTTGTAGTTTGATCTGATGAAGGATCGTGGCACACGGATAATCATATATAACCTGTGGGAAGATGATCAAGGGATGTTAGAACTCGATTTTGATGCTGATCCTtatgtatgtgtttttatTCCTCAATGTTTGTGGCTTATTGTGTGAGATAATGCCTATGAACTTTTATggataaaatattgtttatctGCAGGATATCCAACTAAGAGGTGTCAATCgggaagaaagaaacatcaaaatgGCTTCTCAGTTTCCTAATTCTAGGCACTTCCTGACATACAAACACTCACTAAGGGTATAAACTCTTATTTTCcattatcttttgtttgttgttgtagatAATAAATACCCAGGAAGATGTTATTACCAAATTAGCTATAGACAGTCTTATGCTAGTTAGGActgtaaatttgtaatgtaCTTGAAGGTTTCGTACTTTGATGTGATAGTGGGgaataataaaaaagcttGAATAGGAATATTATTGTGAATTGTGTTCGAATAGACTGCTTGTCCTTGTATTCTACAAGTTCGTTTCTCACATCCTTTCGACATGTTCCCAGAGTTATGTATCAATCCTCTACCTAAGAATTCCACCTGGGTTTCGTATCATTCTACGGGGAATAGATGTCGAGCACCACAGCGTAGTGAATGACATGATGCAGACTGAGCAGATCACATATCGACCACAGTCTGAATCATATGGAGTTGTGACAAATGTAAGTTTTAATAACTTTTCTTTATACAAGCCTTCTTatagttctttttttatttacagaCCATGATCTTCTAGCTATAATATAAAGCTGGTATTGTGCACAACTTTCTTTTATCAGATGTCTGCCATTGTAATTATTGGATTTGTGAAGGACGCAAAACATCATGTTGATGTTCAAGGCTTTAATGTCTACCACAAAAATCGGCTCATCAAGGTTTGCTTCTACTTGAATCATGTTTTGCTTGCCTAAACTCTCCATACTAGGCCTTTGATTTTCAAGATAAACAGCGGATTTCATATTCTTGTGTATTTCTTATTAACTTGTGTTATCAGCCATTTTGGAGGATATGGAATGCAACAGGCAGTGATGGTCGTGGGGTCATAGGTATTGTTTTTACATGGAAATTCTATTACTTTGTTCACTTACTTTATGTGAAGATCACAGTGCTAGTTTCCTCTGCTAATAGGTGTTCTGGAAGCTAATTTTGTTGAGCCTGCTCATGATAAGCAAGGGTTTGAGCGTACAACAGTTCTCGCTAGACTTGAGTCACGGCTAGTTCAAATGCAGAAGACTTACTGGTCTGACTGTTTTCTCATGTTGTTTTAAAATCCAATATCCTTAAGCCTGGAATGGATGTTTCAGGGATAATAACATTCCATTCCTTGTTGATCAGGAGTACGAACTGTCACAAAATTGGCTATGCGCCCAGGCGACGTGAAAAGTCTGCATATGGTTATGATAACAGAGGTATAGTgcctttatttgtttttgtaacgTCCATACAACATTTCCAGGAGATTTTACTTGTAGGGAACAATGTTTTTCTGGATGTTAGACTCATCACCAGAAAATGATCGTGAGGGACCATCAAGCATCAAAACTCCTACTCCAGCTTCTGACAAGTTCTACTCAAGCTCATATCCAAATCATAATGGGGACAACGGTGTATCTGGGAAAGATGGTGCACGGGTAAATACTCCCACCAAAATCTCAAACCAAAACGATCTCTTCATTGTAATAGAtctctcattttttctttggtacTCTCAGTTGCAAGAGGAGCTGCGGCGTGAAAAGGAGCGTAGGAAGGCACTTGAAGTTGAGGTAAGGTCTTACTTTCTGACATTTTAAATCTCTACAGCTTCTTTGCAAGCCTGATGGATTCCTGGTTAATTTAGGTTCAATTATCAAgacaaaaaatagaagaaatgaagaaagagcAAGAGAATCTGATTGAGATATTCTCAGAGGAAAGAGACCGACGTGATGGGGAGGAAGAAGTTTTGAGAAATAAGCTAGAGGTTCCTCATTCATTAAACTAACCTTTCTCCTTTGACTCGTCTGATTATCATTTGAAGGCTTACcttaaataaaactaaaacatttcATTGCAGGAAGCGTCGAACACGATCGATGATCTGTTgaataagataaaaaagatGGAGGGATCTAAAGTCCCGAGCTGGAGACATTAAACATAGAGCTTGCATATATTTGGAGGTTAGATTACAAGACGAGATTCCATGTGTAACCTAATTGATTAATAAGGCATCTCTATTTATTTGTGACTCGACCTGATCTGATCCGGGTGGGATACAACATGTTGTAGATTAGTGTTATTGATAGGAAATTTGTAACATCTCTAAATGTTTTTGAcctatgattgttttttttccttacaaaCTTATACCATTCCCATAGCCTTAGCATCTGCCATTGCAGTAACATTAACGATTTCCATGTGAAAAACAACCAATTTTAGCAATAATTTGGGTTGACTTTGTCGAGATCTTGgctcaattatatatattcataccATTACTATATAAGAACTGATGTCTTGTTTATTTGATGTCAGACGCCTGAGAggtttcaaagtttttaaaaaaaaaaatttttaaagagaaGCGTGTGTGGCTTTAAATAAGGTCAACTAGGAAATGGGAATCattcaacaagaagaaaaatgacaaaatgaaatatgaatGAAGAGGAGGAGGGGGTCGAGAAAGGTTGAGAGAAGCAGACCAAAGCTCTGCAAAACTCTGTTTTATTAATGACACATTGTGCTCTGTCTGTCAAAAGCAATGCCTTCTTTCTAGTGCATTTATTGCCCATtcccaaacaaaatatacaaataagtGTAAGGATGCATGATATAgtttaaaaaactatttgaAATGCTCACATTCTTTTTGAACTTCTCTTttaaatttgcaaaaaaaaattatatttttttgttccaaaaacTGCAAGCAAATGTTGATACGAACGAGCCAACTTGTCATTTTATGACCTTGTTTTATCTCTGCCAGTCAAATAACTCTTTCCGTTTTCGCTTTTTTGGCTTACTTCTTACTCTGTTGGTTTGCCTTTTGTTTGGCCTTACTTTCGTTTATAGGAATCGAATTTCAATGTTTTATCTTTCCTGTCGAAATTAAATTGGTCTTTCTaataaatctcatttttttctttttcaaagatttgtttatttagtgAACAAATTCTTAAGAGAGTTTTTTTCCCCAAGCAATTGAAAATGAATCATgtaatgttgatttttttggtgcaAGTTTATATAGTTTGCTAGAAATTTGGCCTTCATACGATATTTGAACATTTTGATATAAGATTTCTATCAGAAGACAGAAGCTACACGATTGATTCAgccagagaaaacaaaagttgaacCGAACGATTAAacccacacacaaaaaaaaacaaatagaataaGAATGAAGGAGAAGGAATATAAAAATGGGTACAAGAAAAAACATCATCGTCGCAATCATAAATGCAATTGAAGGCGCGTGGAAAAGAGACTCGTGTGCTTCTGATACTCCCACGTGAGGATGTGACAATTTAATATTACGAATTCAATAATTACCCAATCTTTCTTAATCTGTTAATTTATCTAAGCCAATCATTCATTCCTTTCACACCCGCCAcggtgtcaatccaaatttTTTAGAATCACCAAATTACACCTTTACccttatattgtttttaatttgtttccgAATTTTACCAACTGTTTCAATAAAACGTACCAACCCATTTCTGGTTGGATACAAGCGGGATTCATTcctatataacatttttaacgGTATCATTCAATCATACCGGTCCAATTTATTTCTATCATGCTATctatataacattttcttacaaaatgtCTTTCTCTATACCTTTTCACATTCGAAACTTCAAAAGTTAATGTGTCAATTTAATTACGCATAACTCGAAAAATgcattttaaaacaattaaaattaaatttatcttaATTTGacgttataaaaaaatattgaatatatttccgagaaataataataagagaaAGGACTATAAATACGTCTCTAGTGTGTAATGTGTAACACAGACGAGAGTCCTCAaatccattttctctctctatctctctttatcccttcgtcttcttcctcggcGACACCACTTGCAGGCGCTAACTCGACGAAGAAGGAAAAGGTGAGAGAAACTCTCTGAAAACTGTACGGATTTAAAcgtatatatgtgtgtatgtatACGAATCTGATGGTTTAGTTTTCTGGATTTTTCTCCATTCTCTGTTGattctactttttttgtttgtttgtttgctttgtttctctgtGTTTCACGCTGCACTACGCTCCagctttctctttgtttttcagaaCCAGATTGCTTTTTTCCATGAAACTCGATCGAGATTTCTTactttttcctatttttagTCGCTTTATGATACGATTCATCTGTCGCCTGATTCGCTTCATCTCCTTGGtttgattttagattttcaatttcttctgtttttggttaCGTTTGTGTTCGCTGTGATGAAGTTTTCCCTGAAACTTGTTAAAAGCGATAATGCATTTCGCCGTCGTTTTCTTCGATTTTAGGTTtaagcttctctctctctctttcactgTACATTGCGCAAcagatttttgattttggtcaaagtttttcaaaatttctgcAGTAGATTCCTTATATTTCAAATCAGAGAAGCGAGTGATGTTAGGAGCCGCTTAAATCTGgattttcctctgttttataCTGTTCATTGATATGATGGATGCAAGACAAGTCGTGTGATAAGATACTCATAAAGTTTTTTTCGTTCTCTTTCCTCTGGTTTTTACAGATTTTCCGGTGTTAGTCACATCGACGCAGAaggaacagagaagaagacgagagtCAGCTTCATTATCAACTTTAGTTCTTCGACGTCTACGCACATGAACCGACGGCGACTTTTGGTATCGGCGACACTGCTCTCGTATTTGCTCTACGGCATGGCTCTCGTCTCCGTTGAAGCCTCCGGTGGTACGAAATTCCTTAAATTAAACGTAGATTCACTTGTTTCTTAAACACTCTGTTATGCTTAGGTTAAACTTAGATTCCTTAACCAAATGTTATCTTCTGAGTGTTAATGGTGGAAAATCTCGTGGTTATAGGTGAAAAGCTTAGAGATAATCTGGATTTGACTAAAACGACGACGTCGTCACCGAGCATATCACATCGGAAAATGCTGCTTCTCTCTCCTGGTACTGGTAAggggattttgatttttttagaCTCCAGTTTTACATTTTACCAAATCGGTGATTGATTCTCTattgtgttgattttgttaaatttgtcTTGGTTCCTCCATTTTCGTTAAGAACCTCGTGAAATGGtgaattgttgttttgtttgtttgtttgcatcAGAACTTCTCTCTCTGTGGTCTCTCTGTGAATGCACAACTTCCTGATGCGTTTCgtcctttttgttttcacagcGTCGTCAGTCTTTTGCACGTCTGTGTTTTCTTGCCcctgcttttgtttctttgttcgtTATACTTTTGTGGACCCACTTAAGAGCCTCATGACTTATCTTAagagtaaaaacaaataacatcaTCTTAAGATTGTGTGTTTTCAAACGTCGAATTTTACCTTCTGTtgaatctctttcttcttattatgTGTATGAAttagtaatatataaataattaaaattaggaAGATTTAGTTTTGATGACTTGTTGACTATTTACTGGAGAATGCATACATCTGTATAGCAATGCTTAAACAGCTCCCTACTTCATCCAGCTGTCAAATTAATACTagtattctctttttttcattttatactccaatatttttttggttattccATTAAATTTTTACTAGAAAATGTAGTTAGAGAGAACGAGTCTTTAGCATATCCTCTTAGCAATGTAGCTACTAATATACTgaaattcctctgttttgattgtgtgtgtgattgtttatataaaggaaaaacagaaagGAGTGTAGAGCCGGAGAGAATTGGAGAAAAGTGCAAGAGTACGGACATAGTGGTGAACCAAGCAGTAACGGAACCAATGCCTAACGGAATACCAGGCTACATGGTAGAGATAACGAACCAGTGTATGTCTGGATGCATAATTTCGAGGATCCACATCAACTGCGGTTGGTTCAGCTCAGCTAAGTTGATAAACCCAAGAGTCTTCAAGCGTATTCACTACGACGACTGTCTCGTCAACAACGGCAAGCCTTTGCCTTTTGGCTCCACTCTCTCTTTTCACTACGCCAACACTTTCCCTTACCATCTCTCTGTCGCCTTCGTGACATGTGCTTAGGTCGtggctttttcttttagttttttttgtttaggatGAGATAgtagaaagaaacagagggaAATTAAGAGGGTCTTACTAGATACGGAAATATGAGATTAGTCGTATTCATACCATACCAtccacttttgttttttggttctcttGGGATGTGAAACAGTGATAgataaatgaatatatatccAAACTCTTTTTTCCCTCTCTGTTAAGCTTTTCTCAATACCTATTGTTGTAGCTGGAAATGGTCAAAACCCCCAGTCTCAGACCGTAGAACTGGCATATTGGGTCATGGAGCCCTTAAGACCACTAAGAGAAATAACCTCGGAAGCaatctttgaatttgaacatGGCTAAGACTTTATctataggaaaaaaaagaagaagatgaaatccTGTTGATTGAAGAACGAGAATTTCATTCGGACCAGTTGCTTTAAGAATTTCTTACGCTTGGTATCCACATTTCGTTTAGTACGATCCGATTGGTTTACTCATTTTTTAGATTAACCAATTATGGTTTGTTGTATGAGTTTGTACTTCCGTTTTCTCGTGTATCCCTTGGCTTGAATAATATACTGGATGATATcatacaaatttcaaaataaaaacaaaaagaaatttaatatattgttGCGCTTTACATATTagtataaattattattttcgaCACTTGTTCAATTTTATAGAATTGAACAGTGGATTGAAGAAATGATGTGgaatgatttgatttgtgttaaaaTGACAAATCTTATGTTATTTAAACATGACAATGGATGAATGgattaataatttgaaatagaCAATCAAATCTACTgttattgaaaacattttaagtAGTGGATTTGAATTGATTGAGTGACTTTAGGTGAGATTTCTGGGAgtttttaagttaaaaatataaatatccaAATCTCATGGTTTTAAGTGAGATTTGagagaatataaatatcaaaactcATCAAACTTAAATCACTCTAAATTCATTACTATATTAGTATAGATACATGTTAAAAGATTTTCTCGTGTTATCGCGTGATGAAAATctctatcattttttttatcctatgaaattatgatattttaaaacctaCTATTACTTTGAtccaaaattagattttatacttatatattttaataaaagttgttgaataaaaagttttttttttaactttaatttttgatttaccAATTTAactaatacaaatatattatgataatattttatgttcGGAAACTAATTTAGTAGAGTGAATTAGTCGTTTGACAACATAGATACTTAGATAGTAAAAGTTTAGTATAAAATCGTTGTTGGTGACCAAGagaaatttcatatttaaaaaaatattcacaatGTGCCCATCGTCATTTCGCTTGATTTTAAGTGTTATATTAATCgcttttctctttgttggtCTTTGCGAGGCTCATCGGCATATAAATGTGGATATCATCAATGATATTGGTCCAAATGTTCAATTGGGACTACACTGCAAATCGAAGGGTAAAGATCTCGGACCTCAATCTTTAGCCCCTCATCAACACTGGGGATTTACTGCATCTCTTAATGTTTGGGAGacgactctgtttttttgtcactttGTTTGGGAAAATCAGTCTAGATGGTTCGATATTCTTaaggaaaagagagatacAATTGTATGTAAATATCATCCCTGTGTTTGGAGTATTAGACCTAGTGGTCCATGTAGGTTAACGGATCATGAAAAATGTTACCCATGTAATGCTGATATTTGAATGAAAACCTTTGTTACaagattttatttctataGTTATAGAATAAAAAGTTCAATTTCCTTTTCACTACGCCTGGTCAAGACTCTAGATAATTACCTTATCCAGTTTGCCGGGTTTGATACTACTACCTTGCCCTGCAAGAAACATCATATGGATTTAAGGCAAACCAAACTTAGTAAAGACAAATTGTAATCTTTAGGTTTTACCTGGATAATCATATAGAAGGACCAACAACATTAGCCCTCCTCTAAGAATATCTTCATCATGTCTGTGAATCTTATTGGAGTGCAACAAGTTGGTCCAGggcaacaaaatcaaattgcCACTCAAAAACGATATCATCATTGCTCtctaaaaatttgaaaaaagagttttatcTATTGTGTTTTACATGTTAGTATAAATTAATTCGGTCGTACATTGGACCCTTCTTTTGTGCCATCCACCCAACGATATAAACAGTTGTTGCAGAGAAATATCCATGTACAATGGAGAATGAGTTTCAATACAAATTGTATGACTGAGCCAAAACACTTCTTGATTCAATTCAACTTACCTCATAAAAAGACGCTAGCAGTGTTACATCACGATAATTTTTCCAGGCTTTATGGTCATTTCTCTCCCATATTAGTGCAGTGATCGTTGATCCAGTCGCCCTGATGCACTACTTATATGGATAAAAAGCCAAGCCAAACTaagtaaaattattaaagaaacattATGATCTACAAGTTTTTTACCAGAAGAATAGCATAGAAGCTCCAACTCAAGCAGCTGGACACAAGCACTAGCCCTCCTCTTAGGATGTCTTCATCATGCTTGTGAATCTTCTTGGCGTGCAGTGACCTGGTCTACGGCAACTGAATCACTTGGTAGTCATTTGAGGTCTTGTATTCCTATAGTTTTGAAGTTATTACGAGcgcaagaaacaaaacaaaataaaaaaaaaacatagaaacaaacaataagGTATGGTAGTCGTACCTTTCAAATACAAGAGAAAGGGATGATAGTATTGTAGCTGCGATAACTAGACGCTCAGCAAACAAGATTCTCGGAGAAATCTCCGTTATCTAGAACATATTTTGCAATGATTGACATTATCGATAAGCCAATCTGAACTGAAACAACGGTAACTACCAATAGGACGTTATCCATGGCgtcttcttaaaaaaaaagttataacaAACATGAgcaaacaataaacaaaacataagcaaaatataagtacatataatacttttttttttttactttttaagtttATGTTGGCATTTATAAGTTGCTAGATTATGACTTGTGTCATATAGCATGTGTTGTTTCTAAGTCAAATGAATACATTTGATAACagcaacatcaacaaaaaaaagggaaaatataTACCCAAGAGTAAAGAATCTTTGCATATCTTTGACTATCTTAATCATTCACAAAAATGTAACTGAGTATAAAAAGATGGGATGCGCAAACTTTAAGTTCATATTcataattattatcaaaaaataatattcaaaatgagTGGCTCTTTGGCATTTCACATCATAATGAGTGTCACATTcatggtttttttctttggtggtCTATGCGAGGCTCGTGGGGTAAACGTGGATCTCATCAATGATATTGGTCCAAATGTTCAATTAGGACTACACTGCAAATCGAAGAACAAAGATCTCGGATCACAATCTTTAGTCTCTGATCAACACTGGGGGTTTAGAGCATCTCTTGGTTTTTGGACCgtgactctttttttttgtcattttgaaTGGGAAAACCAATCCAAatggtttgatatttttgttgaagacAGAGATTTAACATGTGGTGATCATTGTGTTTGGAGTATAAGACCTAGTGGTCCATGTAGACTAACGGGTCGAGAAAAATGTTTCCCATGGAATAATAAGTATTGAAACGttgtattaaaattttcattttgataatctaaaaaaataagaaaagtataCGCTTATAGTATTCGTTTATCTTCAACTATTTATTTCTAGTATGatagaaatattttcattGAACCTAATATTTTCGAAAATTCTCGGTTGTTGACCTACCTAATTCTGAAAGTAATTGCTCCCTTGTAGAGGACTCTCGTAGatttccatctttttttttaatgtatataagTACATAccattgttttgatttttttagtttatcttGGCATTTATAAGTTGCTAGATTATGACTTGTGTCATACAACATGTGTTGTTTCTAAGACAAATGAATACATTTggtaacaacaacatcaaaataaaaaaacggaAAATATCTACCCAAGAGTAAAGAATCTTTGCATATCTTTGACTATCTTAATTATTCGCAAAAATGTAACTGAGTATAAAAAGATGGGATGCTAAACCTTTAAgttcttaaacaaaatatccatagttattataaaaaaaaaaaatcgaaatgaATGGCTCTTCAGCGTTTCACATAATATTGAGTGTTACATTCatggtttttctctttggtgGTCTCTGCGAGGCTGGTGTTGTGGTAAACGTGGATATCATCAATGATATTGGTCCAAATGTTCAACTGGGACTACACTGCAAATCGAAGGACAAAGATCTCGGACCACAATCTTTAGCCCCTCAACAACACTGGGGGTTTAGAAAAACACTTGATTTTTGGGGCgtgactctgtttttttgtcattttgaaTGGGAAAACCAATCCAAATGGTTTGATATTCTTGTTGCTGGGAGAGATAGAAATACATGTGCTGAACATCCGTGTGTTTGGAGTATAAGACCTAGTGGTCCATGTAGACTAACGggtaaagaaaaatgtttccCATGGAATGATCAGTATTGAAACGTTGTATTAAATTTTTCAcattgatgataaaaaaaaaatatgaagagtattatttttctttgtttttctttactataTACTAGATAAGGCCCCCCTATATTTAGGCGGGTGTAAGATATAACTGTAATTTTTTatcgataatatttaaattttaaatagtaaaataataatctatacattgttcttgatatataattttgaatagtaaaatagtagtcttatgcattttattttattatatccattcaatcttattgatgatatttgaagtcTAAATAGTAATCTACAcacttttttatattataatttagtatttagaagaaaagaacaaatttttatcttacatattcaattttgtatacaatttaactatctatttcataaaaaactcgattttaattttacacaCTTCATCTCACTTGATAATGATTTCatgtcaaaataatatatatatgagatcaaatctatatcttagttaatattaaaaattattaacaattaacaaaacatagtGTTAATAccatacatattaaaaatttgaccaataatatatataaatatttttggttaattttccttttggttaagaaaaacaaaatgtaatattttttagatatagacatatgaattagtatatgttaataatgatttattttttagttttctatttctttaagaagaaaaaagttaattgacttcttttttagtatttctatttctttaagaagaaaaaagttaattattttgttacacGTGTCAACATCTGATCGATAGACTTGACACATGACATAATCCTATGagttagtaattttaaaaaccatactttatataataagatatgtaaatgtttcattttaaaatatctactCCCAGAATTACATAATGTCTCTGTTCGGGAGTACGTCG includes:
- a CDS encoding Plant self-incompatibility protein S1 family (Plant self-incompatibility protein S1 family; FUNCTIONS IN: molecular_function unknown; INVOLVED IN: biological_process unknown; LOCATED IN: endomembrane system; CONTAINS InterPro DOMAIN/s: Plant self-incompatibility S1 (InterPro:IPR010264); BEST Arabidopsis thaliana protein match is: Plant self-incompatibility protein S1 family (TAIR:AT4G24975.1); Has 30201 Blast hits to 17322 proteins in 780 species: Archae - 12; Bacteria - 1396; Metazoa - 17338; Fungi - 3422; Plants - 5037; Viruses - 0; Other Eukaryotes - 2996 (source: NCBI BLink).) encodes the protein MSGSLAFHIIMSVTFMVFFFGGLCEARGVNVDLINDIGPNVQLGLHCKSKNKDLGSQSLVSDQHWGFRASLGFWTVTLFFCHFEWENQSKWFDIFVEDRDLTCGDHCVWSIRPSGPCRLTGREKCFPWNNKY
- a CDS encoding Plant self-incompatibility protein S1 family (Plant self-incompatibility protein S1 family; FUNCTIONS IN: molecular_function unknown; INVOLVED IN: biological_process unknown; LOCATED IN: endomembrane system; CONTAINS InterPro DOMAIN/s: Plant self-incompatibility S1 (InterPro:IPR010264); BEST Arabidopsis thaliana protein match is: Plant self-incompatibility protein S1 family (TAIR:AT4G24974.1); Has 248 Blast hits to 237 proteins in 14 species: Archae - 0; Bacteria - 0; Metazoa - 0; Fungi - 0; Plants - 248; Viruses - 0; Other Eukaryotes - 0 (source: NCBI BLink).), which encodes MNGSSAFHIILSVTFMVFLFGGLCEAGVVVNVDIINDIGPNVQLGLHCKSKDKDLGPQSLAPQQHWGFRKTLDFWGVTLFFCHFEWENQSKWFDILVAGRDRNTCAEHPCVWSIRPSGPCRLTGKEKCFPWNDQY